AATTAAAATCATGAAGACTATACGATATCAGCTAAACTAGCTAGCTCATCAAACTAATTGTATTGCCTTTTTTAAGCCATTCAACATAAAGCTATTAAAATGAGACGATCTACAAAGCCAAAGTGATGACAGTTAGCACAAATTCAGATCAACTTTTTCACATAAACAATAACAAATGCATGCCACAATCAGCAAAAGACAGAAGCTGATTAAAAAAATTAGGGGGAAAACTTAAGTATGAATTCtaacgaaaacataaaaagaaccaTGGTCAACAAAAAATTCAATTTTGACTTCTTCATAAAAAAAAGGAGACCCTAACAGCAGATCCAAAACTTAATTAAGCTGCAAAAAACTTATTATTTCCTTTCCCTATATCTTCATATCTAGAGGAATCACAAGTTCATAATCTGCTGTTACATACAAACGCACACAGATAAAGAGCCAATAATAAATATACCTCATAATtaaaaaattacaaattaaaagagCTTTCATAGTTACAAGTAATTTGATCATGATCTTGTATACGTACTTCTTTCCAAGTCTTAATTTTAATTCACATCTATCTCTTAAAAATATCATTTCAATTTACAAAATCATACAGCAGAGAAAACGTAATCGAATAATCATTTGATTATTATAAGATTGTATGTAATATTGTAttgtatctaatttatatatgatcAACCAATTATTCAATTATTAGGTTATAtcgtctatctatctatatataagtCAATTAAACTACTAATTTCAAATTACCCTTTCTATGATATACATAAATCAAATAAAAATCCAACTTTAAGCAGAAACAATTCAAGTCAGCTACACTAGTAGcaactcaaaatcaaaatcaataatCGGTAAAGATATTCTTACCATATGATTTCTGCATGAGTACGATTGAAGTAAAAACTAACAGATACCAACTAGACTGAACATCACAAACTAAATAAAGATTGTTCATACAACATTACCACAAAACATATATTAATTTTATTACAAGTTCACATCACAAAAGGTTACAAACATCAACAGCATACAAACACGTGAGAAGCTAACAAAAACCAGGGATtggtaaaaccgaaaaaaaaaaaaaaacgctcaCCAGGGTTGTCATGACAGACATAATAACACCATCTATCTACCATGACCAAATCCCATAAAACAACCAAGCAACCCCACTACTTGTACCCATCACCGTTTGTAACTAGGCACATAAACAAACATTAAGTATCGAAATTAAACGACGAATACTCACAAACAAACGACGGCGACTAGGAACCATTGTGAAAGGTTGTTTTTGTTAGAATACGTAGAAGATATATATGCATTTAATGTAGTCGACGCATGCAGTGTATTTAATGTAGTTAGGTGCAATTTAATGTAGTTAGGTGCAATTTATTATGTATCGTTGTTAGATTTACTTGGGTCTATATATACCCGTCTAGCTAACAGGTTGTAAATGGAATCAAGAGACAATTGAAATGAAATACAGATAGTTTATTCTCTTGATTACAATTCTCTTAattacatggtatcagagcaaGGTTAGAGTGGTTCACCTgtgagatttgagagttgagagttGAGTTTATCGTTGTACAACCATCCACCGCCGCTTCTATTTCAAATCACCCCGGAGAGTGATTGTTGAGTCCTTTCAAGTCATCTAAATCAACTTGTTCTGTTTCGTGACCACCCTTActacgaaaaaaaaaaaagaaaaaaaaaaaaagtactgttCCGCCATTGCCATCTGAAATCACCCACTTCGAGTCATTTTTTAGTCTCACCACCCCTTCCAATCGATTCATAGTGTCCCTAATTGCAAACCCTGAAAATTTCAAGCATTTACGATCACTGTGTATACCCCACGCGCCGCCAATCACCGTTGCCGGAGTCCCACGCGCCGGAGAGTGACGGCGCGTGAAGCCTTTCCCCGCCGTCGTTTTCTTTTCCGGTCACTCCTGTGAACACTCCGACCATACTCCGTGAGTATTGGATTGTGTTTTGTACTTTGAAATTCTGGTAGTATTTGCTTGGTCTTCTCAATTCTCTTTTTGAAGGGAATATATTTTTCTGCATAACTATCCATTTTACTTGTTCTTTATCTGCCAACTTGCTTTGGCTTTTACACTTTTGCTTTACATCATTTGTTCCATTGTCGAgtggtatatataaaataaaatataaataaaatatatcacACATCATTGTCTCTAATTATTTTTTAAATAACATCTTGTCTCtcgaaggaagaaaaaaaaaatgttcagTTTACGTATCTCTATAGCTAGATATTTATTTGGGGTTATTTTGTTAATGGTCAGAAAATCCATCCTATACTTTGAAACATTTTCGGATTTGATTCAATACCCCTTAATGATTCTTACTTGGTTCGTTGGGTTCTCTCAATTATTGATTATTAAATTTATTCGCCTTATACGTTCACAATCTCTGCGGAAGATTATGAAGAATATGTCCGATTAAAAGAGTTCGTGAAGCTCAAAACACCAATAGCCGCTTTTGCTGAATCAGGTAAGTCAAATACATGCCTTTTATCATCCGCCTCTAAATGGGTCATCGATTCTGGTGCTTCAGATCACATGACAGGTAATCACCATCTATTCTCCGATTTTAAATCACAACCATCTCATGTCACAATTGCAAATGGCACCACCTCTCCTGTCCTTGGTTTTGGTACTGTCAACGTCACCCCTTCTATTTCATTGTCATCGGTTTGGTTTTAAGTCTACCTAACTTCTCATTTAATTTGTTGTCCGTTAGCAAAATTACTCGAGACTTGAATTGTGTTGCTTTACTCTATCCTGATTTTTGTGTCTTTCAGGATCTATCGACAAAGCAGATTATTGGTAAAGGGCGGGTATCTGATGGCCTATACATACTTGAATCCGAAATACAAATACCACGTTCTTTGGTATGCTCTAAGTCATCATCCCCTTATGAGATGCATTGTAGGTTGGGACATCCTTCTCTCCAGAGTATGAAAAAATTATGTCCTGAATTCTCTTATTTATCATCTCTGTATTGTGAACCATGTCAGTTTGCCAAACACCATCGAATCCACTTATCTCCCAGAGTCAATAAACGAGCCTCGTCTCCATTTGAATTGGTCCACTCTGATGTTTGGGGTCCATGTTCAGTTACTTCCAAACCtggttttaaatactttgttacctTTATCGATGACTATTCTCGCGTTACTTGGCTTTATTTGATAGTATTTACTAAATTTTGCTCATTTGTTACTGAAGTAAAAACTCAATTTCAGGTTCCGGTTCAAACTTTGAGAAGTGATAATGCCAAAGAATTTCTTTCCGAATCATTTTCCTCATATATGCTTCAGAATGGTATCCTTCACGAGTCATCTTGTGTTGACACACCAGCCCAAAATGGGGTTGCGGAACGAAAGAATCGACATCTTCTTGAAGTAGCTCGAGCACTCTTATTTCAAATGAACGTTCCAAAACCATTTTGGGCTGACGCTGTATCAACTGCATGTTTCCTTATTAATCGAATGCCATCCGCTGTCCTTAATGGTGATATTCCATATTCAGTTTTGTTCCCCACAAAATCTTTATTTCCGATTGAGCCAAAGATTTTTGGTAGTACTTGCTTTGTGCGTGACACTCAGCCTCACCGCTCTAAATTAGATCCTAAGTCCATCAAATGTGTGTTCCTTGGATACTCTCGCCTTCAGAAAGGTTACAGATGTTTTTCACCAACTCTCCAGCGTTATATTGTGTCCCGCGATGTCACATTCCAAGAAAAGTTACCTTTCTTTCCAGTGTCCACCTATCACAACCATGAAAATAGTGATGACTTATTGGTATATGTACCCATACCAGCTCCCACACCAGCTCCCACACCAGATCCCACACCAGATCCCACACCAGATCTCACACCAGATCCCACACCAGAACCCACACCATTAGAACACACTGATCCTACACCAGATCCCACACCAGATCCCACACCAGATCCTACACCAGATCCCACACCAGAACCCACACCATTAGAACAAACTGATCACTTTCAGTATGTATACAGTCGGCGTTCCCGTCCTACATCAGAACCCGCTCCTGTACCACAATCGTCGTCGATAGATCCTCCCAGTGAGTCAACCTATGAGGTTTCCACTAATATTCATGACACTCAATCTTCAGATTCTGATTCCGATATTCCCATTGCTCTTCGAAAAGGTAAACGTACATGCACTTATCCTATTGCTTCCTTTGTCTCTTATGATAAATTGTCAGTATCTTCTCGAGCTTTTGTTGCCACTTTAGACTCTGTCACTATTTCAAAAACTGTTGGTGAAGCTTTAACTCATCCTGGATGGCGGGCCGCCATGATTGAGGAGATTAATGCACTTGATCATAATGGCACTTGGGCATTAGTTGACTTACCTGTTTCCAAAAAGGCAATTGGTTGTAAGTGGGTTTTCACAATAAAGGTTAATCCTGATGGTTCTTTGGCACGGTTGAAAGCTCGGTTAGTTACTAAGGGTTATGCTCAAACATATGGGGTGGATTATTCTGAGACCTTTTCTCCTGTTGCTAAACTCACATCTGTTAGATTATTCATCTCTTTAGCTGCTACGTATCAGTGGACACTTCAtcaacttgatgtgaagaatgcatttttacatggaaatttgcaagaagaagtctatatggagcaaCCACCTGGGTTTGTTGCTCAGGGGGAGTCTGGTAAAGTATGCAAATTACGAAAAGCAATATATGGTTTGAAGCAATCTCCTCGTGCCTGGTTTGCAAAGTTCAATGCGGTAGTTAGGGACTTCGGTCTAAAAAGGAGTGCATATGATCACTCGGTATTCTTCGCTTCATCAAGATCTGGGTGCATTTTACTTGTTGTCTATGTAGATGACATTATAATTACCGTGAGTGATAAAGAAGGAATTAACAGATTGAAAACATTCTTAAGCACTCAATTTCAAACAAAGGATCTCGGCCCTTTGAAATATTTTCTTGGTATTGAAGTCTCTCGAAATAAAAAAGGCATTTTCTTATCTCAGAGAAAGTATTGCTTAGATGTACTCAGTGATTCCGGTGTGATTAGCGGAAAACCTTGTGAAACACCAATGATACCGAATTTTAAGTTGAAGACTGATGATGGAGAACTACTCATCAATCCAGAAAAGTATAGAAGAATCGTCGGCAAGTTGAATTATCTTACTCTCACCCGTCCTGATATTGCCTTTCCAGTGAGTGTTGTTAGTCAGTTTCTATCATCTCCAAGAACCTCACATTGGGATGCCGTCACTCATATTTTGAAGTACTTGAAAGGTACTCCGGGTCGTGGTATCCTGTACCAGAATCATGGTCATCACACTATTGAAGGTTTTTCTGATGCTGATTATAATGGTGATCCCGCGACTAAACGGTCTACAACAGGTTATTGTGTCTTTGTTGGAGGAAATCTTGTATCTTGGAAAAGTAAGAAACAGAAGGTAGTATCTCGTTCAAGTGCGGAATCCGAGTATCGAGCAATGGCACAAACTACCTGCGAGCTTATATGGGTTCGTAATATTCTTGACGAGATTGGTTTTGCTCAATCCGAGCCAATGAACTTGTGGTGTGATAACAAAGCAGCCATTCATATTGCAAACAACCCTGTCTTTCATGAAAGAACCAAACATATAGAAGTTGACTGTCATTTCACTCGAGAAAAGTTGGAAGGAATTATCAGAATACCTCACGTCAAAAGTAATGAACAGTTGGCCGATATCTTCACCAAAGCATTACCTGGAAATTGTATCCGTCGGTTTTGTAGCAAGCTGGGCATAATCAATATCTATGCTCcagcttgagggggagtgttagaatacgTAGAAGATATATATGCATTTAATGTAGTCGACGCATGCAGTGTATTTAATGTAGTTAGGTGCAATTTAATGTAGTTAGGTGCAATTTATTATGTATCGTTGTTAGATTTACTTGGGTCTATATATACCCGTCTAGCTAACAGGTTGTAAATGGAATCAAGAGACAATTGAAATGAAATACAGATAGTTTATTCTCTTGATTACAATTCTCTTAATTACAGTTTCAAGAACCATAACCAAGCATCTGAATTCTCAAGAAGATTTGGCTAAGAATAGAAAACATCAAGTAAAACGCCAAAATTCTTGCAACAGTTTGATAAAACCGTAAAAAAAGAGAGATATCAGCCAAATCCTTTGGAAAAAATAGATTTTGGAGACGATTTCAAGCAGACCCCATCATATGGACCTGTGAAAACCTGCATGATTTTTTAGTTTTTTTGGAACAGAAAACTCAACTACCTTATTACGGTTTGATGTTTTTAGAATTATGTTGCTGCTTGAACGAGGATGTCACAATTCCAAATTTGCGATCCCAAAAGACCAACTTCAGTACCTCTGACATCACGACAATTCATGATGTTTAAACCAACAAGAGATTCACCCAACTTCTTCAAATACGGTAAGCTCTTGTTTGACACCTGGCATCCAGAAACTAATTGATCTGCAATGGTGACTGTGCTGACATCACTGATTGATCTGCATCCATCAGGTTTCAACACCTCAAGTGTCTCACCATGAACCATCGAAATCTCTGAAACAATCATGTCCATCAGATTCACACAACCGCTAAGATCGACGTTAACTAACCCAGACTCACAGTTCTTAATGAGCGAAATGAACCCGTTATCGGTTATTTGCGGTAGCCCGGTTAACATAACATCTTTTAGCTGATGACAAAGTTGACCCAAAACCGCCAAACTAAAGTTCCCGAATCCTGTGCAGTTACATACGGATAAAGATTTTAAGGTATCACGAGAAGATAAACCCGAAGGAATTATCATAGACAAATCTTGAATCCCGAAACATTTATTCAAAGAAAGAGTCTTTAAATTACCACAACTTACAAGTAATCCAAAGATCCCGAGCTGTGTAACCCGATTGCATTCTTCTAGCATCACGATCTCAACCGATTTTGCATCTTTAGCGATCGATACAACACCATCGTCTGATAAAAAGGATGATTTGCAAACTGAAAATTTCTTCAGATTCGGGCAACCTTTGGCGATTGATTCAAGCCCGAGATCGGTAACACCGCTACATGATGCAATCATAATCAACCTCAACTTTTGTAAATCTTGACCACAACCCATAACCCAAAAACCCTTTTCGGTTACATTGTTTAGATCGAATAAACCGAGATCGGTCAACGACATACCGTAGTGTCCGATAACTGCTAATGATGTATCGCTGATGTTTAAACCACGGAGTCTTATTTTCATCAACGAACAAGACGATGATGACACTAAGGTAACAATCCCTTGATCTCCAATTAACGGTCAGTTTTTTATTGAAACCGTTTTCAAGTTAACACATTTTTGACCAATTGCTTTAATACCTTCGTTCCCTATATTTGAACAAGAACTTAGCGATAATGATGTCAAGTTAGAACAATTGTTCGCTATCGCTATCAAAGACTTGTCAGAAATTGTAGAGCATCGATAAAGTTCAAGTTTTTCCAATAACTGACACTCGTTAGCGATTTTATTAAGGCCTTCATCTGTAACAGATGATAAATTACATATCGTTAATGATGTAAGCGCAGGGCAACCAATGGCAATGGCTTTTAATCCGAAATCCGTCACTTAACTAGTGTTGTTTCCGATTACTGTGAGTTCACCTACACCAAGAGTACCTGACGAAACCCCGATAGCTGCAAGTCTAAAGTCGGTAGCTTTTTTACCTTTTAAACACCTTGAAAGGGACCCGCCGCTTTTATCAAAATCTTGAGCCATTTTCTGTTCGTCCCTTCGGATGGTGCTTGAAAGCACAAGGAAACGCTTTGAAACAAAAGCTAATGCACTTCTATCTTGGCCAATAGTCACACGTTTTAAAATCTCGAATATGCATTCACACGTTTTGTaattttttaatatgaatatggtGGTTTGTGATTTTTTGAACGATTTGTCACAGATGAGAAACAGAGCTCTTGACTTCTTGCAAGGTGGGAAATAAACGCCGAGTTGAGGACCAAGAGACAAGAAGAGATTTGACTCTTCAAGATTTTTGTATTTTGATTTACCACGGTAAAGAACCTCTTTCCCTGAAAATTAAACATAGAAAGAACCATGGTCAACAAAAAAATCAATTTTTACTTTTttcattaaaaaaaaagaaaaagaaaaaaggagACCCTAACAGCAGATCCAAAACTTAATTAAGCTGCAACACACAACAACAACAAACTTATTATTTCATTTCCCTATATCTTCATATCTAGAGGAATCACAAGTTCATTATCTGCTgttacacacaaacacacacagatAAAGAGTCAATATATATACCTCATAATtaaaaaattacaaattaaaagacCTTTCATAGTTACAAGTAATTTGATCACGATCTTGTATACGTACTTCTTTCCAAGTCTTAATTCAATTCACatctattaaaaatatcattttaatttaCGAAATCATACAGCAGAGAAAACGTGATCGAATAATCATTTGATTATTATAAAATTGTATGTAATAttgtatctaatttatatatgatcAAACAATTATTCAATTATTAGGTTATATCTTCTATATATAAGTCAATTAAACTACTAAATTCAAATTACCCTTTCTATGATATACATAAATCAAATAAAAATCCAACTTAAACTACTAAATTCAAATTACCCTTTCTATGATATACATAAATCAAATAAAAATCCAACTTTAAACAAAAACAATTCAAATCAGCTACACTAGTAGCcacataaaatcaaaatgaataatCGGTTAAGATATTCTTACCATATGATTTCTGCATGAGTACGATTGAAGTAATACCGTTAGGAATCCAGCACTTAAAACCCTATAAAACCCTTGATCGAGAGCAAAAACGAGCAAATCTAACAACATAAGTAGTACATTAGAGAAATTGCGTAGACGATTACGCATCAATTCTCCAAAAAACTATATGAAATTGAAGAACCTGAAAACACAACATGaaattaagaagaaaaaaaaagatgaaaATAAAAGGTAGAGCATGGATTGTCTGAATTTGTGTGTAtagtttaatttatataattataatcacGTAGACAGCAAATATGAAACATAGTAAGATGACACAAATTTTAAGCCGAAATAGCAAGGTGTGGTGAGAAAGAATTACAGCCAACACTTTTACACATAAACAAATCAATGAATTTCTAGTAGTATTTGCTTATCTATCCTGTGCGGCCACCCTGTAGAATTTGTTATTAGTCCTGTTTGTTATGCATTTGGATCACTTACAATAAATTTGTTTACTGTCATCAAAGAAAAGATGAGTATGCAATTATCCACTACCACATTGTTATTTGAAAAGCATTTTTACAGTAAACAATTCAAAACTTGGGAAAGCCCTTAATGTCATCTAATATTACAACCTGAATGCCGAAAATCTTCAAAATGTTTTTTTCACAGTATTTTCAGTTTCAAggtaatcaataaaattaaatggtaAACAATCAGAAAAAGAGAGTTGCTTTTACCTGTTTTAGAAATTCAGGATGCCACGTGTCAAGAGTCTCAAAAGATCGCATTTCATTTACATCATAAACTAAAACACAGCAATCGACTCCTCGATAAAATGCAACACCTAGACTTTCAAATCTCTCCTGAACAGCAGTGTCCCATATGTAACTTATTTTAAGTTAACGATGTTCACAATCCGCTAAAGCTTTTGATAACGATGTCCACAATCCGCTGAAGCTTTTGGTTACTGTTGGCATCACTATAGTCTTTAAGTCCACCTACATGTTGTATGCTCCCATATAGTCTGCAACAATAAGTTTCTTTATATCAGTAAATGAGCTGCCTGCACAAAGGTTTGATGTAATTATAAGACCTGTGAACACTAAATAAAAAGTAATCAACAAAGACAAAGTATTAAAATAATGAAGTCTCACGATTTTTGTAGACCTTGAACACTAAATAAAAAGTAATCAACAAAGACAAAGTGTaacaaacaaagtattaaaataatgAAGTATTCAATTGCATAACATTATTCAATGAAGATTGCTGATAATAACCGCTGGTAGTACATGTGTAACATCTTAAAGGGAAACAAAAAACTACAATCAAAATAAAGATCTTTGTCACCATCATTAAATGCATTGTAATAATTGAGCTGTGGTGCATTTATCAGATGAATGTAAGGCTATTTGACTTATTTGAGCATATCTACAAACAGTTGGTGAACATATATACAAAGAAGCATCGATGAAAGTGGGAAAGTGGGAAAAGTGAATTAAAATCATGAAGACTATACGATATCAGCTAAACTGATAGGTCATCAAACTAATTTTATTGCCTTTTTTAAGCCATTCAACATAAAGCTATTAAAGTGAGACGATCTACAAAGCCAAAGTGATGAAAGTTAGCACAAATTCAGATCAACTTTTTAGCATAAACAATAACAAATGCATGCCACAATCAGCAAAAGACAGAAGCTGATTAAAAAAATCAGGGGGAAAACTTAAGTATGAATGTTAAAATATTAACGTTTTTCTAGATAATACTAGTATAATTAGAAAATTTAGAAGATATTTACTATGTAATTTACTAGAAGTGAGTAGACTAGATATTAGTTGGTGAAAAAATATCAAGGCTACTAGAAGATGCTAGTGTTGCTAGAAGATTCATTGGTTACCATTGCTAATCGTCATATTAAGGCTATAAATAGCCAAGTTGTCTTGCAAATGAGATGTACCAAAAACTTAAGCAATAAAATCCGTTCTTTAACAAACACAATTACTCTATTCATCTTTTCTACATTCACTATTTTACACAAACATCACCTCAACAATATATAAACATTATAATACATCTAAACTAATATTAATCAACTTCTAAATTTACAACAactctaacaagtggtatcaagagccaggTTGGGCGTTGTTCGACTACACCATTACTATCATTGGTGCAtacaatattcccgtccccatcttttatggcgacaactatgatttttggagtatccaAATGAAGACGTATTTTtaagcacaaagcttgtgggatattgtcgaagtcgggtttacaactTCAAAAGACGTCGGAACTCTGTCCGCTGAAGAACAGGAAAAAACAACAAAAATGTTGTAACAAATGCTGTTGCTCTTggctacattcaacaagccttgacaccgtctatctttTCACGAATCATAggagctacgacagccaaagagGCGTGGAAAATCTTgcaagaagaatttcaaggaaatgtcaaggtgAGATCTGTGAAACTATTAACTCTAAGATGAGATTTTAAGAATTTAAATATGAAAGACACTGAGTCCGTAAAAGATTACTAAtctagaattaaagaaatagtaaatcaaatgagagcttatggagataacataactgataagaggatcatagaaaaaatacttatcagtatgactgaaaaatacgatcatgtcattaccGCTATTGAAGAGTCGAAAGACATTGAGACTCTATCAGTAACAGAATTAGTTGGCTCTCTAGAAGCATACaaggctagactgagtcggcgtagtgaaaactcacttAAAAGCAcgtttcagtctaaactcaaaataaggtctcagaaatctaataatggggggaaaagaaatcttgaagaaaattcgagaggaggagaaaaacccagaaccgggttTTGATCAAAGTAGAAAAATCTACCCTCCATGTGGTATTTGCAaaaagacaaaccacttggagaaagattgttttcacaaagggaagccacaatgcaataactgcaaaagatttgggcatctagaaaaagattgccgtttaaaacaaaatcattgagctaacttcacggaagaaaatgaagatataccggagaacaaaaatcagctattctatgcctgtcatgtcgcaaataaacagaggggtgatacttggttgatcgacagtgggtgcagcaaccacatgacGGGAGATGAGAAATTATTTCATAGTATCAACATCTCCGTAAAGTCCCGCGTCAAACTAGGGAATGGAGCGCGCAAAATTACAATTACTATTCAAACTAATAACTGCACTCGATCAGTTAATGATGTTCTTCTAGTACCAAGCCTAGaaagtaacttgctaagtgttggtcAAATGATGGAGCATGGttactctttactcttcgaagataAATCATGTGTTATACGTGACAAGAAAAACAATTACAAATTGATAGCCAAAGTGCCAATGGAGAACCGTAACTTTCTGCTTCGTTGGCAGTATCAGAGACACGaccatgaaagttcaagttgaagaatcatggctatggcatcgtagatttggccactttaactttcacgcactaaaaatcctccaacagaagaatatgatgagagactttCCTAACATAGAAGAGATCACTGATACGTGTGAAAGGTGTATGAAGGGCAAGCAATATCGAAAAActttccctcgtgacaaagcttcgagagcgaaaggtatactacagctggtgcacactgacgtatgtggaccaatgaggaccccgtctcttaaccaaagcaggtactttattctcttcatcgataattattctagaatgacgtgggtttaCTTCATGCATGAAAAATCAGAAGTCTTCACGATATTCAAGAAATTCAGAAATTACGTAGAAAATAGCAGTGGCCATTATACAAAAACACTGAGGAGTGATAGAGGgaaagaatacacctctacacagtTTAATAAATTTTGCGAAGATGAAGGTGTTAAACGCCAATTCACTGTTAGTTACGCCCCTGAA
This genomic stretch from Rutidosis leptorrhynchoides isolate AG116_Rl617_1_P2 chromosome 11, CSIRO_AGI_Rlap_v1, whole genome shotgun sequence harbors:
- the LOC139876167 gene encoding uncharacterized mitochondrial protein AtMg00810-like, yielding MEQPPGFVAQGESGKVCKLRKAIYGLKQSPRAWFAKFNAVVRDFGLKRSAYDHSVFFASSRSGCILLVVYVDDIIITVSDKEGINRLKTFLSTQFQTKDLGPLKYFLGIEVSRNKKGIFLSQRKYCLDVLSDSGVISGKPCETPMIPNFKLKTDDGELLINPEKYRRIVGKLNYLTLTRPDIAFPVSVVSQFLSSPRTSHWDAVTHILKYLKGTPGRGILYQNHGHHTIEGFSDADYNGDPATKRSTTGYCVFVGGNLVSWKSKKQKVVSRSSAESEYRAMAQTTCELIWVRNILDEIGFAQSEPMNLWCDNKAAIHIANNPVFHERTKHIEVDCHFTREKLEGIIRIPHVKSNEQLADIFTKALPGNCIRRFCSKLGIINIYAPA